DNA from Lactobacillus johnsonii:
GATTTCATTTGGATTTGGACCACTAATCGATCGAATTTCCATCAAAAAACTTCTAGAAAGTTCAACTTTTCTTCAAGCTGCTATTAGTGTTATTACATTTTTAATTCTATACTTACGTATTGATAATTTAATCATCAGTATCATTTTAATAACTTTATATATTGCCTCAACTATTCTTTCAGCCATAATTTATCCAGCAGAATATAAATTGTTGCCTTTATTTGTGTCAGAAAAAGAGTTACTTCGTTTCAACGGCATTTTTCAATTAACATATAGGGTTTTAGATTTGCTATTAGATGCTGGAGTAACAGTAATTATAACTTTAACATCTATTCCGATTACTGTAGTTTTATCTGCTATAGTATTCGCAATTGCACTTAAGTTCTATGGAAGTCTGAAAATAAATTTAGCTGCAAAAGAATTTTTAGAAGAGGACGAATACTTTACTGGTTCTTATCGTAAAGATATGGCATTAGGTTGGAAAACTTTACGTAAAGAGAAAAATATATTGGAATTAATTTTGCCAATTGCCTTTACTAATTTCTTTTATGGTATCTTTTCGGTGGGATTACCTTATTTTGCTCAAAGCTATATTCGTAATTCAGCTTTAGGATATGGAACGCTGTTATTTACTTCCTCTTTAGGAAGTATTGGGGGTACGTTATTAGTTCAACGTTTTAAAATCGGAAAAAAAGATATGCAAATTTTTATTGCAATTTGTTTCTTAGGAGCAGGAATTTTTAGAGTATTAGTTCCCATTTCTATTTATCTTAACATTTGGGTATTATTAGTTGCATCAGCAATTTCTTCAATGTGGATTACCATGATGAATACCAATTTTGAGGCCTTAGTTCAAACTAGCTTTTCCTCATCAATTTTAGGCAGAGTCGAAACTATAAACGATAGTATTCTGTCAGCCATGATTCCGATTGGTACATTAGTTGGTGGATGGATTATTAAAGTTAGTGGTTCATTAATGACTCAATATATTTATGGAGCAGCATTATTATTAAGTGCGGCTTACTACTTCTTAATTTTAAAGGATAAAAAACAAAAAAATGTTTCTGATAATGAAATAGAATAAAAATAAACATGAAAAAGATCAAGATTTTCTATTTTTTGAGAATCTTGATCTTTTTTCGTGTGGTATGAAGATTTTTTTAACATTAAATCTTTCTAGCATATTCTAAACTTTACTATTGTTATATAATTAATAAAAAATTAACAAATAATAAAAATGCTAGGAGATGAAATTATGACCATTGGAGAAGCACTATATGGAGAGCGAAAAAAATTAGGATTAACGCAAGAAAATATGGTGAGGGGAATTATTAACAAAGGACATTATTCTAAGATTGAACGAGGATTAGAGAATATTTCAATTGATACATTGTTTAGGATTATTTTGAAACACCATATTGATATTAGTGATTTTTTCAATAAAGTGAAAGACAATTATTATACTTTTGAAGATAAAAAGGCTGAAGAATTAAAGCAAAAGATAATGTACGCTTTTAATAATAATCAAAGGGAAGAATTAAGAATATACTTAAATGAAATTTTGGATTTAAAAGAGCATCAGATTTTTAAATATCGAACAGTAATTGCTATTGCATCTTTAGAAAATAATTTGTCTGATTTAAGTCCATCTCTTAAAAATAAGATAATTACTAAATTTTACGAACGCGAAAATTGGTTTGAAAATATTGGAGCATTACAGTTATTTTCTGACTGTATGAAAATATTTACTTTGGAACAGTTAGATTATTTTCTTGAGCAACTGTTAAAGCATTATCAAAAACATACTTATTCTGAAAATATGCAAGAAAGAATAGCTATTATTTGCAATAATTATCTCTGCTATTGTTATAAGCAAAAAATAGGTGGAAGTAATATACAAAATGCATTGAGTTATTTGAAAAAACTGGAATCTACTGGTCATTTTCTGCTCTATAAAATATGTTATGATCTATATTTTTATTTATTTGAAGGCAATATAGAAAAAGCAGATCAAATAAAGAAATTGCTGATTAATTGTGGATATCAAGACTGTATTGAACGATGGCAAATTTAGTTGTGTCTGACGCAACTAATTAAGTAAATATGAAAAATAGTGTGATAATTGTGAGCAACAAATGATAAATTTTAAGCTATCATTTGTGAAAATGTAATATTTATGCTTATGGAGGGAAAAATGAAATTTAATCTAAAAAAAATAGTAACTAGTTTATTAATGTTGTCAATCTTAGGTGTTTTTGAAACATCTAAGGTTGATGCGGCTGATGTAAACACTAGTAGGAGTGAGTCATCAGTGGGTGTAAACCAATACACTCCTTCAAGAATTTGGATTACTTTGGGAGCTTATGATAACAGTCCGACTCATTATTTTGAATATAATGGTTATCGTGGATATTTATCTAGAGTTACTCGTGAAAGGATAGTTGGGAGAGGATCGATGACTCTTTATAGAGGCTACCTATATAGTAGAAATGTACGTAGTATACCTACTCCTTATTCTCGTAATCCACAATTATTGAAAGATGTCTTAAGTTTGGAGGATAAATAAAATGTCAGTGAAAAAATTATTATTAGCAATGCTTTTATCATGTAGTGTAGGAGTAACGTATGTAAATAATACAGCTAAAGCACAAGTAGTATCTCCAAAAAATGAGGTTTCCCTCCAGGTATATAGACCTAGTAAAAATGGACCGTTATATAAATATGTATCCAATGTTTATAGATATAGTGCTTGGCAAAGAGGAGATAATTGGAATCTAGCCAATACTACTCCTGATAAGGTTTACTATAATGATGGTAAATATAACGGGTATCTATATCGAAAGGGTACTTGGATGGAACATAATTATAGAACTAATAAAACCAGATGGGTGTCAGTATATGGGGGAAATGTTAGGTTAGTAGCATATGGACTTGCTACGAACTATTAAATGTACGAGGACAAAGATGAAAAATAAGAAATTAGTTGTGACTGCTTTAGTAGCTTTATTATTTTTAGTAGGCGGTGGAGTATGGTTTTATCATAATCAGACCACGGTTCCTGAGGAATGGGTTGGTCAAAGTCTAATGACTTTAGAAAAAGAAGATAACCGGTTAAGTAATTCTTTTTATTTAATGTTTGATAAAAATACTGCTTATATTGCCACACGCTTAGGTGGCAATGAAGAGAGCAAGCCATCAAAATTAAGTAAAGATATTTTAAATGCCTTTTCGAAGAATGGAAATACTCGACCACAAGCTGGTGAATGGGTGAAATTAGGACGGGTTAAAACTGAGCGATTGAAAGATGGCTATAAAATTAAAACAAGGAAAGTAACCTTTGATTTAAAAAAGGCTTCTAATGGAGCATACCAAAGTCAAGATGGTACTTACTGGCAATTAGTTCCTAAAGGGGTGGAAAATAAACAATAAAAATGGACATTAGCGATATTAATATTAACCGTATACAAAAATATGTCTGATTAGACCAAGATAGATCTAATTAGGCATATTTTTTATGTTTAATTATTGTTTCCAGCTAGCATCAAATTTTTGCTTGGCAGTCTGAATAGCTGGATTAATATTTTTCTTCTTTTTAGCATCAGCTAAGATTGCTTGCATACTTGCTTGAACTTGGTCATAAGCAGGTGTGGCATTCTTAGTTACTGGTAAGAAGTACAAGTCTTTAGTAGTCTCAGCCAAGATTGCTGGTACTTTACTTGTATTAAGTGACTTGTAAGCTTGTGAGTTTAGGACTTGCGTATTAACTGGCATATAGCCGGTAGTTTTAGTCCAGTAGAATTGTTCTTTCTTACTGGTCAAGAATTTTAGATACTTGAAGGCAGCTGACTTTTGTCTAGCGCTAGCCTGGTTAAACATATAAATATCAGTTCCTTGTTGCGCATTAACCTTGCTTGGACGAGGGGCAATGCCAAATTGATATTCTTTCTTCAAGCCTTGTTTTAGATATGCTTCATTAGCAGTTGAACCGATAAACATTGCTACCTTATCAGAATTAAATGGGGTAGACATATATTTTTCAGTACCAGCTTGCATGAAGTAGCCCTTACGAACCCCATCAGCGTAGTAGTCAATTACTTCTTTTGAATCTTTACCAGAAAAGTTAATCTTCTTAGTAAAGTTGATGCCTTTTTCCTTCATCCCCAACATATAGTAATTGTTTAAAGCATCAAAACCAGCCCCAGTTACTTGATGGTCACTCTTTTGATAGATCTTTTCAGAAGCAGACTTAAGCTCGCCCATTGTTTGCGGAACTTTGAGATTATATTGATCTAGTAAAGTCTTATTATAGAAAAGTACTTCAACTGACTTATTGAATGGGACTCCGTATTGAGTATTGTTAATTTTTGCGCCGTTCCAAAGTGCTTGCTTAATATTACTTTTAGCATAGGGGCCCCAGCCAAGGTCATCATTTTTAACATAAGGAGTGAGGTCAACTAGCATTTTTTGCTTAGCGGCATTATACAACCATCCTGGATAAGCCTGGGTGATAGTCGGCAAATTATCAGGTGATTGCATTGTTGAGGAAAGCTTAGACTGAAGATCCGCATAATTACCGCCTTGGCTTTCAAGCTTGATCTTGATTTTTGGATTTTCTTTTTCAAAGTCCGCAGTCATCTTCTTGAGGGCTTTTTCAGAAGAACCGGTTAATGAATACCAAAAAGTTACCGTAGTATTCTTGGTAATCTTAGTCGGAATTTTGCTACTAGACTCCTTAGTTTGAGTCTTAGAGCATCCAACTGCTAAAAGTGCCGTTCCAATTGCGGCAAGAGTTAACATCTTTTTTCTAAATTTCATTTTTCTTCTCCCGTCAATTCATTTTGACAGGTACTATTTTAACATGAATTTAAAATTAGCCGAAAATTTTTAAAATAATAAAAAACCATCCCTCATCGGATGGTCAAAAATTATTCAAATTCATCTAATGCTTCTAAGGCATTTTCCCAGTCATTATTTGCTTGCTCTAGTTGTTCCTGAACAGCAGATAATTTTTCTTGAAGCGGACCGAGTTTTTCAAATGAAGCCGCAATATCAGGGTTGGCCATCTCAGTTTGAATTTCTTGCTCTTCTGTTTCCAGCTTTTCAATTCTAGCTTCTGCATCACTAACAGCGCGTTCTAACTTACGTTTTTGAGAATCGCGTGCCTTTTGTTCTTGGTAAGATAGTTTACCTTTATTTTGACTAGCCGATGAAGTAGTTTCAGTTTCTGCTTTTTGTGCTTCCGCTTCTTGAGCAGCTGCAGCTTGCTTAGCCTTTTCATCTAAATAGTAAGAATAATTACCATTATAGATCTTAGCATGACCGTTGCGAACAGAAATAATCTTGTTAGCTAATTCATTAATGAAGTAACGATCGTGAGAAACAAAGAGCAGGGTACCGTCGTAATTATCTAAAGCTTCTTCAAGCACTTCTTTAGCTTCAATATCTAAGTGGTTGGTAGGTTCGTCCATTAATAAGAAATTGTCTTTTTCAAGAGACAAAACAGTTAGAGTAAGTCGAGCCTTTTGACCACCAGATAATTGACCAACTGTCTTATCAATGTCTTCGGCAGTGAATAAGAAAGAAGCCAAAATAGAGCGGACATCTTTTTCAGGCATTGTCTTGTGACGATCCCAAATTGTATCAAGAACAGTCTTTGAAGGATCTAAGCTTTGGAGCTCCTGATCATAATAACCAATATCTAAGCTTGCGCCATATTTAATTGAGCCATCTTTTGGTTCAAGTTTTTTCATAATGGTCTTGAGCAAGGTAGACTTACCAATTCCGTTAGGGCCGATAATAGCAACGCGGTCATTTTTGTTGACTTGGAAGTCGATATCAGAAACCATTACTTTATCAGGATAGCCGATAGTCAGATCTTTAGCGATCAGTACTTCTTTTCCAGAGAGACGTTCGCTAGTAAAGTTAATACGAACTTTTTGCTTGTGCTTAGGTGGCTTGATTCGCTCCATCTTGTCCAAAACTTTACGCCGGCTTTGGGCACGTTTAGTAGTTGAAGCACGAACTAAGTTCTTTTGGATGAATTCTTCTTCTTTTTTGATCTTTTCTTGTTGCTTTTCATAAGCAGCTTCTTGCTGGCTATCCATCAATTCACGTTCTTTAACGTATTGGCTGTAATTACCCTTGAAAGTAGTCAGCTTGCCAAAGTTTAATTCGAAAATTTGATTAGCTAAGTGATCTAAGAAGTACTGGTCGTGAGAAACAGTAATAATTGCGCCTTGATAGTTTTTCAAGAATGCTTCTAACCAATCTAAAGTGTCTAAGTCAAGGTAGTTAGTAGGCTCGTCAAGTAATAATACTGGTGGCTTTTGCAAAAGCAATTTAACAAAAGCAAGTCTCGTCTTTTCACCGCCAGAAAGGGTGCCAATTACCTTATTCCAAGTATTTTCCTTAAAATTGAATCCGTTAAGAATACTCTTAATTTCAGCTTGGTAGGTAAAGCCGCCTTCTTGTTCAAAGTCGTAAGCTAATTGATCATAACGCTTGAGCAAGTCTTCATCTTCTGGATGGTCGGCAATTTGCTCTTGCATTTTGGTGATCTTTTTATTTTTTTCAATTAAATCATTAAAAACAGTAAGCATTTCATCCCAGATTGTTTTTTCTTCATCGAGACCATTTTCCTGGGCGATATAGCCGACTTTCAATCCCTTATTGATAGTAAATTGACCACTAGTTGGTTCTTGTTGACCAGTCATGATCTTTAATAAGGTAGTCTTCCCAGCTCCGTTAGGTCCGACAAGACCGATTCTGGCATTGTCAGGAACCGAGAAAGAAATGTTACTAAAGATAGTATTGCCTCCAAAACGTTGTTCGAGGTCTTGAGCTTGTGCAATAATCATAATTATTTTTCTCCTAGAGCTTATTTTAACATAGCGAATGTTCTAAATTTTATGAAAATATTATCTTTGTGAAAATTGTTTCTTGATTTATCCTTGAAGAATGCCTATTATTAGTTTGATTAGTAAATATTTCACATTTTTATTTTATGAAAGAAAGAGGCCTCTCATGGATGAAATTAAGATTCCTAAGGCTACCGCTAGACGCTTGCCACTTTATTACCGTTATTTGATATTTTTGAATGATGAAGGAAAAGAAAAAGTATCTTCAACGGAACTTGCTGAAGCTGTTCAGGTAGACAGTGCTTCAATTCGTCGAGACTTTTCTTATTTTGGTGCTTTAGGTAAGCGTGGATACGGTTATGACGTTAAGAACTTACTTAATTTCTTTAAAAAGATTTTAAATCAAGATACCTTAACCAATGTTGCCTTGGTCGGTGTTGGTAACATGGGTCATGCGCTTTTAAATTATAACTTTAAGCGTACTAATAATATCAGAATTAGTGCTGCTTTTGATATTAATCCTGAAATTACTGGAACAATTATGTCAGGTGTGCCCGTTTATGACATGAGTGAGATGAAGAAGCAATTGCGTGAGCAACAGATTACCATTGCTATTCTCTGTGTTCCTCAAACTGCCGCCCAAAAGACAGCTAATGAAATGTTTGATGCTGGAATTAAGGGAATTATGAACTTCACGCCGCTCCGTTTATCTGCTCCATCTAGCGTTCGGGTTCAAAATGTTGACTTAGCAACTGAACTGCAAACTTTAATTTACTTTTTGGACTCAGATAAAGATAAGAACAAAAAATAATTTACTATAATATAGTCCTTTTACACAAGTTTAGGTAAGCTTGTGTATTTTTTTTGTATCAAGTTAGAAATAATTTTAAGATATATGAGCATAGAAATTTAAATATAAAGAAATGAGGTATATAGAATGATTAAAAAGATTGCAGTATATTGCGGAGCACGGGAAGGCAATCGTCCTGAATATGCGAAAGCTGCTTATAATTTTGGTAAGAAAATGGCTGAACACCAAATTGAATTAGTTTATGGCGGCGGCAAGTTCGGCTTAATGCGGGCCGTTGCTGATGGCGTTTTAGAAAATGGCGGTATTGTCCATGGTATCATTACTGAAGAATTAAAGGATCGCGGAGCTGCTTACGATAAAGTACAGGATTTCCGTATAGTTCCTAATATGGATAAGCGAAAAGATACCATGATGAATCTAGCAGATGGAATGGTAGCTTTACCTGGAAGTATTGGAACTTTAGAAGAAATAAGTCAGGCCATTTCTTGGACTGCAATTGGTGACAATGCCAAGCCAGTAGCTTTTTATAATTATGAAGGTTTCTATGATTATCTAGATAAGCTCCTTAAGCGAATGAATCAAGATGATTTTTTGGAGAATATCTATTTAGATGCAATTTATTTTGGAACCGATTTTGATAAAATTCTGCAGTTTATGGAAGACTATCAAGCACCTGCTTATCGGAAGTATTAATTAGGTGAGTGACGAAGAAGTAATTTCATGCTAGAATCAAATTAGATTTGTTATAACAAATTAGGTGGTGAGTAGAAGTGAAAGAAATTCCCAAGTATTTGTTAATTGCAGATAAGATTAAGCATGAAATTAAAACCGGAGAATACAATCCGAATGATCAATTACCCAAAGAATTTGATCTAGCAAATGCTTATAATGTCAGTAGAATTACAATTCGAAATGCACTTAGTGAACTAGAGCGCCAAGATTTAATTTATCGCATTCAAGGTGCTGGAACCTTTGTAAAAGATACTGAGATTTCAAGTGCAGTTAATTCTGATCGGCTAGAGCTAATCAATCTAAAGAAGTACAAGTTAAAAGTAACAGACTTTGAAGTAGGGCAAGTTGATGAAAAAATTACCAAGGCTTTAGAACTTCAACCATATGATATTGTCTATACGGTTAGACGGGCCGCTTTGAGTAAGCAAGATGTAGTTGCTTTTCAAAAAATTTGTATTCCAGCTAAAGTCATTCAAGGGATGAATATGGAGATGCTTGAAAGCTCAATTTATCCTTTAATTAGTCAAAAGATCGGTCTTAAGCCCAAGAAGGCTGTGCGTGATATTTCTTTAGTGCATGCTACTAGCGAGCTAGTTCAGAAAAATAAAGTTCAAGGTAAAGTTGAAGACAATGAACCTTTATTGAAATGGCTTCAAAAATCCTACTTAGAGAATGGTAAGCCTTTTGAATGGAATGAAACATATTATCGAATTAGTAAGTTTTCTATCAAAGAAGCAATTATTTTGTAAAGATACTTAGTTTTAAAACTAAGTATCTTTTTTTGTTATATCAACTATTGATTTGTTATAACAAATGCACTAAGATAATTATGTAAGCGTTTTCTAAAAGAGGAGTGAAGGAAAATGAAAGACTTTACAAAATCGTCTGGATGGAAAAAATTTCAAAATGGCTTTGTTAGAGTAGCCGGGAAAATTTCTGGGAACAGACTGCTTTTAACTTTACGTGATACATTTGTCTTAGTGGCAGCAACAACAATGATCGCTGGTTTTGCGATTATGATTCAGAACGTCATTATCGACCCGATGAATGGATTAATTTTTGGTAAACAAGGATTAGGATTAGGAAAATTAATTGCCGGATCATGGAGTAATTGGGAACAGAGTGGTTTTTATAATGGCTTAAAAACCATTGCTAATTTAATTGCTTTGGTTTCTAATGGTACTTTAAATATTTTTGCCTTATTGTTAGTAGTTATTTTCTCATATGAAGTTTCAAGAAAATTCTTTATTGATAAGGCAGAACATATGACTGATGTCTTATTTGGATTAGGTGCCTTCTTTATTTGTATCCCTTGGAATTTTAATTATGCAATTCCTAATACTAAGAAGACAGTAGATGTCTTAAACTATATCGATACTCAATATTTGGGGACACAAGGTGTATTTGCGGCAATTTTAATTAGTGGATTTGCAGTTTGGATTTATAACAAGATTGCGCAAAAGAATATTACGATTAAATTACCAGATTCAGTTCCACCAGCTGTTGCTCAAAGTTTTTCTTCATTAATTCCTGGTTCAATTACCTTAGGAATCTTCATAATTTTAACTGGAATTAGTACCGCATGTACTGGTAAGACAATGCCAGCTTTATTCTTATCAGTTCTTCAAGCACCAGCTTTAGCAATTTCAAGAACAGGAGCTTTTGCCTTTGTTTCTCAATTTACTTGGAGTTTATTGCAGTGGTTTGGAATTCACCCAAGTTCAATTTGGGGAGCAATCTTTGGAATGACTTGAACAATTAATGATACGCAAAATATGTTAGGCCAAGCCCACCATATCTTTTCAACTTTATTTATGAATTTCTCTACTATTGCTGCTGGTACCTTTTCACTTTCACCAGTCTTTAATTGCTTCAAAGCGTGTTGGTGCTAGAAAGATTACTAAGATTGCATTATTACCAGCTATCTTTAATATTTCTGAGCCAATAACTTTTGGCCTACCAATTGTATTAAATCCAATTTACTTTATCCCATTTGTTTTAGCACAACCAATTGGTTTCTATATTGCTCTCTTCTTTACAAAGATTGGCTTTATTGCTCCAATTGTAAATAATGTTCCATGGACTGTACCAACACTTTTATCAGGTTTACTTTATACTGGGAATATTCGTGGTGTGATTGTACAAGCAATTTGTTTAATTGTAACAACGCTACTCTATATTCCATTTGTAAAGATTGATAATAAATTAAATGCGGAAAGAATTGCCATGGATGAAATGGATAAGGCCAATTCATAGAGGTATATTATGAAGCTTAATCAAAATTTATTAGCAGATATTTTTCAGGATGGAATGGTTTTTCCACGCAATAAAGATTTTAAAGTTGGAGGATATATTGAGCCTAAGCAAAAAGTAGAAGTTAGTTTTAATCAACATACTTATTTCGCTATGAGTGATAAAAACGGTAAGTGGGAAATTATCTTACCGGCTGTAAATGAAGACTTAGTTCAAGAATTAACAGTTAAAAGTAACAATAAAACTCAGACAATTTCTAACCTAAAATTTGGGCGTGTATATTTATTGGGTGGTCAATCTAATATTGAATATCGCTTAAAAGACGAGAAGCACTATCAAGAAATAGTGTCGAAGCTAAAAGAGATGAAGTATTCAAATCTCTACTATCTATAATGTTCCTCAAGTTGACTACCTTGATCCTAAAACGGGTGAGGTAAAACCAAAAGATTTACAAGTAGAACACTGGCACCATATTAATGAAAATAATGCTGGAATGGTTTCAGCTATTGGATTTTATATGATGCTAGCCTTGCAAGAAAGCGGCATTCAGGAGCCAATTGCAGTAGTAGATTGTTTTAAAGGCGGGACGTCTGCCAGTGTCTGGATTAAAGAAGCAGATTTAGCTAGGGATGCAGACTTAAAAGATGCCTTTTTAGATAAATATCATGAAACTATTGCTGGCAAAAGTTGGGAAGATTTTGATCGTGAGACAAAAGCTTACAATTTAACTGTGGAAAAGCATAATCGAGATTTAGCTAAATATCTAAAAATGCATCCCGACACTAGTTTAAGTACAGCAAAAAACATTGTTGGCCATACTCCGTGGCCACCACCGTATCGTCCAGACCTATATACTAGGCCAAGTGGTTTAAACGAAACAATGCTTAAGCAAATTGAGTTTGGTGTATTTAACCAGATGGTTTGGTATCAAGGAGAAAATGATACAGATCGAGCAAAATATTATGATAAACTCTTACCGCTACTCATTCATACTTGGCGCCAAACTTTGCATGATCCATCTTTACCGGTAAAGTTAATTCAATTACCCGGTTATGCCGATTATCCAGATAATTCTGGGGCCGAAATTCGCCAAACACAGTTAGTAG
Protein-coding regions in this window:
- a CDS encoding MFS transporter; the encoded protein is MTKQTKKKDVYNLLFGRISTNIADSLFYMAILWHFKEVSRSPFIVSIIFAVASGIDMISFGFGPLIDRISIKKLLESSTFLQAAISVITFLILYLRIDNLIISIILITLYIASTILSAIIYPAEYKLLPLFVSEKELLRFNGIFQLTYRVLDLLLDAGVTVIITLTSIPITVVLSAIVFAIALKFYGSLKINLAAKEFLEEDEYFTGSYRKDMALGWKTLRKEKNILELILPIAFTNFFYGIFSVGLPYFAQSYIRNSALGYGTLLFTSSLGSIGGTLLVQRFKIGKKDMQIFIAICFLGAGIFRVLVPISIYLNIWVLLVASAISSMWITMMNTNFEALVQTSFSSSILGRVETINDSILSAMIPIGTLVGGWIIKVSGSLMTQYIYGAALLLSAAYYFLILKDKKQKNVSDNEIE
- a CDS encoding helix-turn-helix domain-containing protein — translated: MTIGEALYGERKKLGLTQENMVRGIINKGHYSKIERGLENISIDTLFRIILKHHIDISDFFNKVKDNYYTFEDKKAEELKQKIMYAFNNNQREELRIYLNEILDLKEHQIFKYRTVIAIASLENNLSDLSPSLKNKIITKFYERENWFENIGALQLFSDCMKIFTLEQLDYFLEQLLKHYQKHTYSENMQERIAIICNNYLCYCYKQKIGGSNIQNALSYLKKLESTGHFLLYKICYDLYFYLFEGNIEKADQIKKLLINCGYQDCIERWQI
- a CDS encoding extracellular solute-binding protein, with amino-acid sequence MKFRKKMLTLAAIGTALLAVGCSKTQTKESSSKIPTKITKNTTVTFWYSLTGSSEKALKKMTADFEKENPKIKIKLESQGGNYADLQSKLSSTMQSPDNLPTITQAYPGWLYNAAKQKMLVDLTPYVKNDDLGWGPYAKSNIKQALWNGAKINNTQYGVPFNKSVEVLFYNKTLLDQYNLKVPQTMGELKSASEKIYQKSDHQVTGAGFDALNNYYMLGMKEKGINFTKKINFSGKDSKEVIDYYADGVRKGYFMQAGTEKYMSTPFNSDKVAMFIGSTANEAYLKQGLKKEYQFGIAPRPSKVNAQQGTDIYMFNQASARQKSAAFKYLKFLTSKKEQFYWTKTTGYMPVNTQVLNSQAYKSLNTSKVPAILAETTKDLYFLPVTKNATPAYDQVQASMQAILADAKKKKNINPAIQTAKQKFDASWKQ
- a CDS encoding ABC-F family ATP-binding cassette domain-containing protein, which encodes MIIAQAQDLEQRFGGNTIFSNISFSVPDNARIGLVGPNGAGKTTLLKIMTGQQEPTSGQFTINKGLKVGYIAQENGLDEEKTIWDEMLTVFNDLIEKNKKITKMQEQIADHPEDEDLLKRYDQLAYDFEQEGGFTYQAEIKSILNGFNFKENTWNKVIGTLSGGEKTRLAFVKLLLQKPPVLLLDEPTNYLDLDTLDWLEAFLKNYQGAIITVSHDQYFLDHLANQIFELNFGKLTTFKGNYSQYVKERELMDSQQEAAYEKQQEKIKKEEEFIQKNLVRASTTKRAQSRRKVLDKMERIKPPKHKQKVRINFTSERLSGKEVLIAKDLTIGYPDKVMVSDIDFQVNKNDRVAIIGPNGIGKSTLLKTIMKKLEPKDGSIKYGASLDIGYYDQELQSLDPSKTVLDTIWDRHKTMPEKDVRSILASFLFTAEDIDKTVGQLSGGQKARLTLTVLSLEKDNFLLMDEPTNHLDIEAKEVLEEALDNYDGTLLFVSHDRYFINELANKIISVRNGHAKIYNGNYSYYLDEKAKQAAAAQEAEAQKAETETTSSASQNKGKLSYQEQKARDSQKRKLERAVSDAEARIEKLETEEQEIQTEMANPDIAASFEKLGPLQEKLSAVQEQLEQANNDWENALEALDEFE
- a CDS encoding redox-sensing transcriptional repressor Rex, translated to MDEIKIPKATARRLPLYYRYLIFLNDEGKEKVSSTELAEAVQVDSASIRRDFSYFGALGKRGYGYDVKNLLNFFKKILNQDTLTNVALVGVGNMGHALLNYNFKRTNNIRISAAFDINPEITGTIMSGVPVYDMSEMKKQLREQQITIAILCVPQTAAQKTANEMFDAGIKGIMNFTPLRLSAPSSVRVQNVDLATELQTLIYFLDSDKDKNKK
- a CDS encoding TIGR00730 family Rossman fold protein; amino-acid sequence: MIKKIAVYCGAREGNRPEYAKAAYNFGKKMAEHQIELVYGGGKFGLMRAVADGVLENGGIVHGIITEELKDRGAAYDKVQDFRIVPNMDKRKDTMMNLADGMVALPGSIGTLEEISQAISWTAIGDNAKPVAFYNYEGFYDYLDKLLKRMNQDDFLENIYLDAIYFGTDFDKILQFMEDYQAPAYRKY
- a CDS encoding GntR family transcriptional regulator — its product is MKEIPKYLLIADKIKHEIKTGEYNPNDQLPKEFDLANAYNVSRITIRNALSELERQDLIYRIQGAGTFVKDTEISSAVNSDRLELINLKKYKLKVTDFEVGQVDEKITKALELQPYDIVYTVRRAALSKQDVVAFQKICIPAKVIQGMNMEMLESSIYPLISQKIGLKPKKAVRDISLVHATSELVQKNKVQGKVEDNEPLLKWLQKSYLENGKPFEWNETYYRISKFSIKEAIIL
- a CDS encoding PTS transporter subunit EIIC, which translates into the protein MKDFTKSSGWKKFQNGFVRVAGKISGNRLLLTLRDTFVLVAATTMIAGFAIMIQNVIIDPMNGLIFGKQGLGLGKLIAGSWSNWEQSGFYNGLKTIANLIALVSNGTLNIFALLLVVIFSYEVSRKFFIDKAEHMTDVLFGLGAFFICIPWNFNYAIPNTKKTVDVLNYIDTQYLGTQGVFAAILISGFAVWIYNKIAQKNITIKLPDSVPPAVAQSFSSLIPGSITLGIFIILTGISTACTGKTMPALFLSVLQAPALAISRTGAFAFVSQFTWSLLQWFGIHPSSIWGAIFGMT
- a CDS encoding PTS transporter subunit EIIC produces the protein MLLVPFHFHQSLIASKRVGARKITKIALLPAIFNISEPITFGLPIVLNPIYFIPFVLAQPIGFYIALFFTKIGFIAPIVNNVPWTVPTLLSGLLYTGNIRGVIVQAICLIVTTLLYIPFVKIDNKLNAERIAMDEMDKANS
- a CDS encoding sialate O-acetylesterase; the protein is MVSAIGFYMMLALQESGIQEPIAVVDCFKGGTSASVWIKEADLARDADLKDAFLDKYHETIAGKSWEDFDRETKAYNLTVEKHNRDLAKYLKMHPDTSLSTAKNIVGHTPWPPPYRPDLYTRPSGLNETMLKQIEFGVFNQMVWYQGENDTDRAKYYDKLLPLLIHTWRQTLHDPSLPVKLIQLPGYADYPDNSGAEIRQTQLVVSRTVPQVDLVSFIDGGEEHNIHPTNKGTMGMRLGKIMAGDDYAGTPYVEKMDASSEGTKFRFVFKIARCQKLHLEKETYLKVKYFDKKVEQIKLNADNLQNNKLILELDDLPKEISYAYENYPHHIGLYNELNYPLSPFRVGFIKKVM